Proteins encoded by one window of Arachis ipaensis cultivar K30076 chromosome B04, Araip1.1, whole genome shotgun sequence:
- the LOC107638365 gene encoding exocyst complex component EXO84B yields the protein MATGKTSRSRSINATVKENGPKLEEGLHPFKSDKFDAEGYVQSKCSLSDKEIKQLCTYLVDLKRASAEEMRRSVYANYAAFIRTSKEISDLEGELSSIRNLLSTQAALIHGLAEGVNIDSLSISNSNGFSENALSNSEDRETSDLDKWLVEFPDLLDVLLAEKRVDEALAALDEGDRIYSEAKKMKSLSPSLLLSLQNSINKRRQKLADQLAEAACQPSTRGAELRASISALKRLGDGPNAHSLLLNAHLQRYQYNMQSLRPSSTSYGGAYTAALAQLVFSAIAQAASDSLAIFGEEPAYTSELVMWATKQTEAFALLVKRHALASSAAAGGLRAAAECVQIALGHCSLLEARGLALCPVLLKLFRPSVEQALDANLKRIQESTAALAAADDWVLTNPPSNRQTGRPSSISMNNITTFQHKLTSSAHRFNLMVQDFFEDVGPLLSMQLGGQALEGLFQVFNSYISMLIKALPISMEEEVSFEESGNKLVRIAETEAQQIALLANASLLADELLPRAAMKLSPINQSAYKDDNRRRISDRQNRHPEQREWRRRLVSSVDRLKDTFCRQHALDLIFAEDGDSHLTANMYINMDGNADEIEWLPSLIFQELFIKLNRMSNFAADMFVGRERFATLLLMRLTETVILWLSEDQSFWDDIEDGPRPLGPLGLQQFYLDMKFVVCFASQGRYLSRNLQRTVNEIITKAMAAFSATGMDPYSELPEDEWFNEICQDAMERLSGKPKEINGERDLNSPTASVSAQSISSVRSHSSS from the exons ATGGCGACGGGCAAGACGTCACGGTCAAGAAGCATCAACGCCACTGTCAAGGAGAACGGACCTAAGCTCGAGGAAGGTCTCCATCCTTTCAAGTCTGACAAGTTCGATGCAGAGGGCTATGTCCAGTCTAAGTGTTCCCTCAGCGACAAG GAAATAAAACAATTATGCACATATCTAGTGGATTTGAAAAGAGCTTCTGCCGAGGAGATGCGTCGAAGTGTCTATGCTAACTATGCAGCCTTCATACG AACATCTAAGGAGATATCAGATTTAGAGGGGGAGCTTTCATCTATCAGAAACCTGCTGTCTACACAAGCTGCCTTGATACATGGTTTAGCTGAGGGAGTTAACATTGACTCATTGTCTATCTCCAATTCTAATGGTTTTTCTGAAAATGCTTTATCAAATTCTGAAGATAGGGAGACATCAGACCTGGACAAATGGCTAGTTGAGTTTCCTGATCTTTTGGATGTTCTATTGGCTGAAAAGCGTGTTGATGAAGCTTTGGCTGCCCTTGATGAAGGAGATCGTATATATTCTGAGGCAAAAAAGATGAAATCTCTCAGTCCATCTTTACTTTTGTCTCTACAGAATTCCATTAACAAACGTAGGCAGAAATTAGCTGATCAGCTTGCTGAAGCTGCTTGTCAGCCTTCCACTCGTGGGGCTGAACTTCGTGCATCAATTTCAGCCCTTAAAAGGCTTGGAGATGGTCCCAATGCTCACAGCTTGTTGCTTAATGCCCATCTGCAACGATATCAGTATAACATGCAAAGTCTTCGCCCATCAAGCACCTCATATGGAGGAGCATATACTGCTGCTCTTGCACAACTGGTATTTTCTGCAATAGCACAAGCTGCAAGTGATTCATTGGCCATTTTTGGTGAGGAGCCGGCTTATACTTCTGAACTTGTGATGTGGGCTACGAAGCaaacagaggcatttgctcttcTGGTGAAAAGGCATGCATTAGCTTCGTCAGCAGCTGCTGGTGGTTTAAGAGCTGCTGCGGAGTGTGTTCAAATAGCATTGGGTCATTGCTCATTGTTGGAGGCACGTGGCCTGGCTCTTTGTCCTGTGCTTTTGAAACTTTTTAGGCCTAGTGTGGAACAAGCATTAGATGCTAATCTGAAACGAATTCAGGAGAGCACTGCTGCTTTGGCAGCCGCTGATGATTGGGTACTCACAAACCCTCCATCTAATCGTCAGACTGGAAGACCTTCAAGCATATCAATGAATAATATAACAACATTTCAACATAAACTTACAAGTAGTGCTCATCGCTTCAATTTGATGGTCCAG GACTTCTTTGAGGATGTAGGACCACTGCTTAGTATGCAGTTGGGAGGTCAAGCTTTGGAAGGGTTGTTTCAAGTGTTTAACTCTTATATCAGCATGCTCATAAAAGCATTACCTATATCAATGGAGGAAGAAGTAAGCTTTGAAGAATCTGGAAACAAACTTGTTCGAATTGCTGAGACTGAAGCCCAGCAGATTGCGTTGCTTGCTAATGCTTCATTACTAGCAGATGAACTACTTCCGCGTGCAGCCATGAAACTATCTCCCATAAATCAGTCTGCTTACAAGGATGATAATAGGAGAAGAATCTCTGACAGGCAAAATCGTCATCCTGAACAAAGAGAATGGAGGAGACGACTTGTTAGTTCCGTTGACAGATTAAAAGATACATTCTGTCGTCAACATGCTTTGGACCTCATTTTTGCAGAGGATGGTGATAGTCATCTCACAGCCAATATGTATATAAATATGGATGGAAATGCAGATGAAATTGAATGGcttccatctttgatttttcAG GAACTTTTCATAAAACTGAACAGAATGTCCAATTTCGCAGCAGATATGTTTGTAGGGAGGGAAAGATTCGCGACATTGCTCTTGATGAGACTTACAGAAACTGTTATTTTGTGGCTTTCAGAAGACCAAAGCTTTTGGGATGATATTGAAGATGGGCCAAGGCCTTTGGGTCCTCTTGGTCTCCAACAG TTCTATTTGGATATGAAGTTTGTGGTATGTTTTGCCTCCCAAGGTCGGTATTTGTCAAGGAATCTGCAACGAACTGTCAATGAGATTATAACCAAAGCAATGGCAGCATTTTCGGCAACAGGGATGGATCCATATAG CGAATTGCCTGAAGACGAATGGTTTAACGAAATATGTCAAGATGCTATGGAGAGGCTAAGTGGAAAACCAAAAGAAATAAACGGTGAGAGAGATCTTAACAGTCCAACCGCTTCAGTCTCGGCTCAATCCATTTCATCTGTCAGATCCCATAGTAGCTCGTAA
- the LOC107638364 gene encoding ATP synthase subunit epsilon, mitochondrial, which produces MASAGGAAPFWRAAGMTYITYSNICANLVRNCLKEPFKAEAISRERVHFSLSKWVDGKPEKPTVRSDPTEH; this is translated from the exons ATGGCAAGTGCAGGTGGAGCGGCACCGTTTTGGAGGGCGGCTGGGATGACTTACATAACGTACTCAAACATATGCGCAAATCTGGTGAGGAACTGCCTCAAGGAACCCTTCAAGGCCGAAGCCATCTCCCGCGAGAGGGTTCATTTCTCCCTCTCCAAGTGGGTTGATGGCAAGCCCGAAAAGCCGA CTGTTCGTTCAGATCCTACAGAGCATTGA
- the LOC107638363 gene encoding probable xyloglucan glycosyltransferase 5: MPPTVPVVVTMEIHGKERAKNAKQFRWLLLLRAHRAFASAACFRNTLSSLLPSLKKKLLHRSMDKSSKGTILFRVILTFLLMALAFLSFELLAHFKGWRYFQGHNSNLHIPRTSEIKGFFHNAYVSWLEFRAAYIAPPIQSLSTFCVVLFLIQSLDRMLLCFGCFWIKLKKIRPNLQGDLDLDLELEGSNSEYPMVLVQIPMCNEREVYEQSISAVCELDWPKDRLLIQVLDDSDDEGIQWLIKGEVSKWSQRGVNIIYRHRLFRTGYKAGNLKSAMKCDYVKDYEFVAIFDADFQPNRDFLKQTVPYFKGNPEVGLVQARWAFVNKEENLLTRLQNINLCFHFEVEQQVNGVFLNFFGFNGTAGVWRIRALEDSGGWLERTTVEDMDIAVRAHLNGWKFIYLNHVKVLCELPESYEAYKKQQHRWHSGPMQLFRLCLPAIITSKIAFWKKANLIFLFFLLRKLILPFYSFTLFCIILPLTMFVPEAELPIWVICYIPVFMSFLNILPAPKSFPFIVPYLLFENTMSVTKFNAMVSGLFQLGSSYEWIVTKKAGRSSEPDLLAAQERESKAISLQQLHRGASDSGLSDLNKIKECQESVAIKPVKKMNKIYKKELALAFLLLTAAFRSLLSAQGMHFYYLLFQGVSFLLVGFDLIGEQMS; the protein is encoded by the exons ATGCCTCCAACCGTCCCTGTTGTGGTCACCATGGAAATTCATGGCAAGGAGAGAGCCAAAAATGCCAAGCAATTCCGATGGCTTCTTCTTCTCAGAGCTCACAGAGCCTTCGCTTCTGCTGCCTGCTTTCGAAACACGCTCTCTTCATTGCTTCCTTCTCTCAAGAAGAAACTCCTTCATCGTTCCATGGACAAGTCCTCCAAGGGCACGATTCTCTTCAGAGTCATCCTCACCTTCTTGCTCATGGCCTTGGCATTCTTGTCTTTTGAGCTCCTTGCTCACTTCAAAGGCTGGCGCTACTTCCAGGGACACAACAGTAATTTGCACATCCCTCGAACCTCCGAAATCAAAGGCTTCTTCCATAACGCTTACGTCAGCTGGTTGGAGTTCAGGGCTGCTTATATTGCACCTCCAATTCAGTCTCTATCGACATTCTGTGTCGTTCTCTTTTTGATTCAGTCTCTCGATAGAATGCTGCTCTGTTTCGGATGCTTCTGGATCAAGCTCAAGAAGATTAGGCCCAATCTTCAAGGTgatttggatttggatttggAGTTGGAAGGATCTAACTCTGAATACCCTATGGTACTGGTTCAAATTCCCATGTGTAATGAGAGAGAG GTGTATGAGCAATCGATTTCGGCAGTGTGTGAATTGGATTGGCCGAAAGATCGGTTGCTGATTCAGGTTCTGGATGACTCAGACGATGAGGGGATACAGTGGCTGATCAAAGGAGAAGTATCAAAGTGGAGTCAGAGAGGTGTGAACATCATCTACCGCCATAGATTGTTTAGAACTGGATACAAAGCTGGAAATCTAAAGTCTGCAATGAAGTGTGATTACGTGAAGGATTATGAGTTTGTTGCAATCTTTGATGCTGATTTCCAACCAAATCGAGATTTCCTGAAGCAGACAGTGCCATACTTTAAGGGGAATCCTGAGGTGGGACTGGTTCAGGCAAGGTGGGCATTTGTGAACAAGGAGGAGAACTTACTCACAAGACTCCAAAACATTAATTTATGCTTTCACTTTGAGGTAGAACAGCAGGTCAATGGGGTCTTCCTTAACTTCTTTGGCTTTAATGGAACCGCTGGTGTTTGGAGAATAAGAGCTCTTGAAGACTCTGGTGGCTGGCTTGAGAGGACTACTGTTGAAGACATGGATATTGCTGTCAGGGCCCATCTCAATGGCTGGAAATTTATCTATCTCAATCATGTCAAG GTTCTTTGTGAGCTTCCTGAATCTTATGAAGCCTACAAGAAACAACAGCATCGATGGCATTCTGGTCCTATGCAGCTCTTTCGTTTGTGCCTTCCAGCCATTATAACCTCTAAG ATTGCATTTTGGAAGAAAGCAAACCTAATATTTCTATTCTTTCTGCTCAGAAAGCTAATCCTGCCATTCTATTCCTTCACATTATTCTGCATTATTCTTCCTTTGACAATGTTTGTCCCAGAGGCAGAGCTTCCAATCTGGGTTATATGCTACATTCCTGTATTCATGTCCTTCTTGAACATCCTTCCGGCGCCTAAATCCTTTCCCTTCATCGTCCCTTATCTGCTCTTTGAGAATACAATGTCTGTAACGAAATTCAATGCCATGGTATCCGGTTTGTTCCAGTTAGGAAGTTCATATGAATGGATTGTTACCAAAAAGGCTGGCCGGTCGTCCGAGCCGGACTTGTTAGCGGCCCAAGAAAGGGAATCCAAGGCCATTAGTCTCCAACAACTGCACAGAGGAGCTTCTGATAGTGGACTTTCTGAtcttaacaaaataaaggaatgcCAAGAAAGTGTTGCTATAAAACCTGTAAAGAAAATGAACAAGATATACAAGAAAGAGCTTGCACTTGCATTCTTATTGCTCACTGCTGCATTTAGGAGCTTGTTATCAGCACAAGGGATGCACTTCTACTACTTATTGTTCCAAGGAGTGTCATTCCTCCTTGTAGGTTTCGATTTAATTGGAGAACAAATGAGCTAG